From a single Micromonospora sp. WMMD1102 genomic region:
- a CDS encoding SigE family RNA polymerase sigma factor → MEDDVGFREFVEARLVRLSRVAYLLTGRHHDAEDLVQAALVKVAARWRRVAATGDPEAYVRRVMYNERILSWRRWRRQVVQPAEGVPEIGPAGDAADGVVSRLLLERALARLTWRQRAVLVLRFYEDLSVAETATVLGCSTGTVKSQTSHALGRLRELAPELAELMREPTEVGDERVETHAR, encoded by the coding sequence GTGGAGGACGACGTTGGCTTCCGGGAGTTCGTCGAGGCACGGCTGGTCCGACTGTCCCGGGTGGCCTATCTGCTGACCGGGCGGCATCACGATGCCGAGGACCTGGTGCAGGCCGCCCTGGTCAAGGTCGCGGCCCGGTGGCGGCGGGTCGCCGCGACCGGAGACCCCGAGGCGTACGTCCGGCGGGTCATGTACAACGAGCGGATCCTCTCCTGGCGCAGGTGGCGCCGGCAGGTGGTGCAACCCGCCGAGGGCGTACCCGAGATCGGGCCGGCCGGGGACGCTGCCGACGGCGTCGTCTCCCGGCTCCTGCTGGAGCGTGCCCTGGCCCGGCTCACCTGGCGACAGCGGGCGGTGCTGGTGCTGCGGTTCTACGAGGACCTGTCGGTCGCCGAGACCGCCACGGTGCTGGGCTGCTCGACCGGCACCGTGAAGAGCCAGACCAGTCACGCCCTCGGCCGGCTGCGGGAGCTGGCTCCCGAACTCGCCGAACTGATGCGCGAACCGACGGAGGTGGGAGATGAGCGGGTTGAGACACATGCTCGGTGA
- a CDS encoding dihydrofolate reductase, giving the protein MGTTYLHAVASLDGYIARENDDVGPLHDWYFNGDQPLVPDEHVDAHGGAPFRVSAASAEYVRGMWERQKVLIVGRHQFDLTNGWEGHPPASDHVVVVSHRSKPEGWHPEASYHFAGSVEDGVAIAQQLAGNGDIGIGAGGVGGQALQLGFVDYVAIDVVPVVLGRGKRYFGACTDDQVTLDDPDIVIQGQGVLHLRYPVRKSAT; this is encoded by the coding sequence ATGGGCACGACCTACCTACACGCGGTGGCCTCGCTCGACGGCTACATCGCCCGCGAGAACGACGACGTAGGTCCGCTGCACGACTGGTATTTCAACGGCGATCAACCGCTCGTCCCCGACGAACACGTCGACGCGCACGGTGGCGCCCCGTTCCGGGTGTCAGCCGCCTCAGCAGAGTACGTGCGGGGCATGTGGGAACGACAGAAGGTTCTCATCGTCGGACGGCACCAGTTCGACTTGACCAACGGCTGGGAAGGCCATCCGCCGGCGAGCGACCACGTCGTGGTGGTTTCGCACCGCTCGAAACCCGAGGGCTGGCACCCCGAGGCGTCCTATCACTTCGCCGGGTCGGTCGAAGATGGCGTCGCCATCGCACAACAGCTCGCGGGCAACGGTGACATCGGCATCGGTGCCGGCGGCGTCGGCGGACAGGCGCTACAACTCGGGTTCGTCGACTATGTCGCGATCGATGTGGTGCCCGTCGTGCTCGGCCGAGGCAAGCGGTACTTCGGCGCCTGCACCGACGACCAGGTCACCCTTGACGATCCCGACATCGTCATCCAGGGCCAAGGTGTGCTCCACCTGCGTTACCCGGTCCGCAAGTCGGCGACGTGA
- a CDS encoding SDR family NAD(P)-dependent oxidoreductase → MSGTLTDRTALIMGANGGIGGAIAHALGAAGARLVLAARDQTRLDQLRADLEDQGVSCRVVAADIADDESVRSLIEEAAADGMSIAINNAGAVHRPTRLGDLAIEDIDRVLRVTLRGTFLAMRHELGALPDGGSIVNVVSTAGLTGAPGMAAYVAAKHAVVGLTRTAALDYADRGVRVNAVAPGSIESGGITAQPIEVKEQIGSYAPLGRLGRGEEVAAAVAWLASPAASYTTGTVLSVDGGKGARGA, encoded by the coding sequence ATGAGCGGCACGCTGACGGACCGCACCGCACTGATCATGGGCGCCAATGGCGGCATCGGTGGGGCCATCGCTCACGCCCTCGGCGCGGCAGGGGCCCGCCTGGTCCTGGCCGCGCGCGATCAGACTCGGCTCGACCAGCTCCGCGCCGACCTGGAGGACCAGGGCGTCTCCTGCCGCGTCGTGGCCGCCGACATCGCGGACGACGAGTCGGTGCGCAGTCTGATCGAGGAGGCGGCAGCAGACGGCATGAGCATCGCCATCAACAACGCCGGTGCCGTCCACCGGCCGACACGGCTTGGCGACCTCGCGATCGAGGACATCGACCGCGTACTGCGGGTGACGCTCCGTGGGACGTTCCTCGCCATGCGACACGAGCTCGGGGCCCTGCCGGACGGCGGGAGCATCGTGAACGTCGTCTCCACCGCGGGGTTGACGGGAGCCCCAGGGATGGCGGCCTATGTCGCCGCCAAGCACGCCGTGGTCGGCCTGACCCGCACTGCCGCCCTCGATTACGCCGACCGTGGCGTTCGCGTCAACGCCGTGGCTCCCGGCTCCATCGAGTCGGGAGGGATCACCGCTCAACCCATCGAGGTCAAGGAGCAGATCGGCTCCTATGCCCCCCTTGGACGGCTGGGACGCGGCGAGGAGGTCGCCGCCGCGGTCGCCTGGCTCGCCTCCCCCGCCGCCTCCTACACCACCGGAACAGTCCTCAGCGTCGACGGCGGCAAAGGCGCTCGCGGCGCCTGA
- a CDS encoding MarR family transcriptional regulator — translation MMNRRPRGIAFLLAQLGADASVAFEQALAPLGVTASEAGLLRLVGHNPGISQKAASKQLGVGPSRVVAVLDRLERQGHVERRRSATDRRSHEVHLTAEGERLLAALRSIAGSHETAFTQGLDEPDLDRLAAYLEAIATSRGLSRDIHRDTRGRG, via the coding sequence ATGATGAACCGCCGCCCACGCGGCATCGCCTTCTTGCTTGCCCAGCTGGGCGCCGACGCCTCCGTCGCGTTCGAGCAGGCACTCGCCCCGCTCGGCGTCACAGCCTCGGAAGCGGGATTGCTGCGACTGGTCGGCCACAATCCGGGCATCAGCCAGAAGGCAGCGAGCAAGCAACTCGGTGTCGGGCCGAGCCGGGTTGTCGCGGTCCTCGACCGGCTCGAACGCCAAGGGCATGTCGAACGCCGCCGCAGCGCGACCGATCGTCGCAGCCACGAGGTTCATCTCACTGCCGAGGGCGAGCGACTCCTCGCCGCGCTGCGCTCCATCGCCGGATCCCACGAAACAGCCTTCACGCAGGGCCTCGACGAGCCAGACCTGGATCGACTCGCGGCCTACCTGGAGGCCATTGCCACATCGCGCGGGCTGAGCCGCGACATCCATCGCGACACACGTGGGCGGGGCTGA
- a CDS encoding cation-translocating P-type ATPase, translated as MTPLGLRIPHVDLRRVHLPALPEALSPRSVPQLVAGVAQNAESMVTRAARVAGLRRRAVWSRPGRHHIEVHGIAQPGGDRLAAQIERALEELSGVEWARVNAPSGRVVVAVGTPPPRLRELIAVIAAVERTDGREPDPGCPEPHPPEEGPRTRRAMTRIATDAFGLGLSAAVRIMPFTRAPGELAGLLRAVDLHPRLRSLANRGLPGDHRADSWLPFATVLAQGLTGGWAGILLDGAQRVLQWGEARAQLAAWEQVEPLLAGSPERASAAPPPDERPHPKPDGPVERYLARVLESGTVAGATALAMAGRKRAAALALASIPSAAVAGREAYGARLGWLLARRGVIAMDRTVLRELERLDVLILDAAVLRSERGVLTDLLPLPGVDAEEVAGRAFDLFDPETPQRVREADGWTLGPLDALRLPDGAGTEQVERLRPDGGVLLGLVDGDRLAAVVRVAAEPAPGVDALPAAARRAGLRLLVAGDGNRANSANPDESASPDGTGNPSLDGTGTGDGNRAGDRTDDRVDDGKHDDRVDDGEHDDRVDDGEHEFGEDFADGWLPGGTRLASSIRSLQADGATVALVSGDPSALAAADCGLGMWHADEPPPWGAHLLVGSDLGVAALVVEAVGLARTVARQSIALAAGGSALGAVSAFTAAPAQLPARAMAAVNAAAGLAIGNGVWRAGRLPQRRASTAAPPTPWHLMPVRTVLDRLGSGDAGLSTAEVERRGPTAPVGPADAPELPRAFVEELANPLTPVLAGGAGLSAAVGSMADAALVGGVIGLTALIGAAHRVSTERSLAELLSRSAVTARVRRDGTEQVVAADRLVQGDVVVLEPGDAVPADCRVVEADGLETDESSLTGESLPVSKTSQPVVASAVAERRSMLYEGTSVAAGRGLAVVVATGVDTEVGRSMALAGEAAPTSGVEARLGRLTRMSIPLAASSAVAVAGAGLLRGVPLAESAGTAANLAVASVPEGLPFLVSAAQLAAARRLAEHGALVRNPRTIEALGRVDVLCFDKTGTLTEGELMLAGLGDGDRYAELDAIDKPLRGVLAAALRATPAADRPEEVSQQTDRAVLTGARRAGVGTGSRAHPWHQTDTLPFEPSRGYHATVGRSRGHHLLSVKGAPETILPRCSRHGDRNLDEAGRQALQETLDRHAGAGQRVLAVAERELPCDTVSESDVEGLTFIGFLALSDGVRQSAAPAVHRIRQAGVHTIMITGDHPATAEAIAAIISTDGTDQRVVTAAELDRLDDDALAERLARTDVVARCTPTHKVRIIRALQMCGRTVAMTGDGANDAPAIRLADVGIALGQRGTPAARAAADLVVTDDRLETIIATLVEGRAMWSSVRHALSILVGGNLGEIAFSVLTAALTGRSALNGRQMLLVNLLTDLAPAMAIAVRAPRKESMDRLLTEGPETSLGATLTREIALRAGTTTLGATTGWTLARYTGTRRRAGTVALASLVGTQLGQTLLDGGTSPSVLASTAVSVAVLAGVIQTPGLSQFFGCTPLGPVGWGIAAGSALSATLTNTAVGRLVTPPAVDGHPDETVQSDGGTAAVPVSWSKHP; from the coding sequence ATGACACCACTCGGCTTGAGGATCCCGCACGTGGACCTGCGCCGTGTGCACCTGCCCGCCCTGCCCGAAGCGCTGTCGCCGCGCAGCGTGCCACAACTCGTCGCCGGAGTCGCCCAGAACGCCGAGTCGATGGTGACCCGGGCGGCCCGGGTCGCCGGACTCAGGCGCCGGGCGGTCTGGTCCCGGCCCGGCCGGCACCACATCGAGGTGCACGGGATCGCCCAGCCCGGCGGCGACCGCCTGGCGGCGCAGATCGAGCGGGCCCTGGAGGAGCTGTCCGGGGTCGAGTGGGCCCGGGTCAACGCTCCCTCCGGGCGGGTGGTGGTGGCGGTCGGTACGCCACCGCCCCGGCTGCGGGAGCTGATCGCGGTGATCGCCGCGGTGGAGCGTACCGACGGGCGGGAGCCCGACCCCGGCTGCCCGGAACCGCATCCCCCGGAGGAGGGCCCGCGGACCCGGCGCGCGATGACCAGGATCGCGACCGACGCGTTCGGGCTCGGCCTGTCGGCGGCGGTCCGGATCATGCCGTTCACCCGGGCACCCGGCGAACTCGCCGGCCTGCTCCGCGCGGTGGACCTGCATCCGAGGCTGCGCTCGCTGGCCAACCGGGGGCTGCCCGGCGACCACCGGGCGGACTCCTGGCTCCCGTTCGCCACCGTACTGGCCCAGGGACTCACCGGCGGGTGGGCCGGAATCCTGCTGGACGGCGCCCAGCGGGTCCTCCAGTGGGGCGAGGCGCGGGCCCAGCTCGCCGCCTGGGAGCAGGTCGAGCCGCTGCTCGCCGGCAGTCCGGAGCGGGCCTCGGCGGCACCGCCACCGGACGAGCGGCCGCATCCGAAGCCGGACGGCCCGGTCGAGCGGTACCTGGCCCGGGTGCTCGAATCAGGCACCGTCGCCGGCGCCACCGCGCTGGCGATGGCCGGTCGCAAGCGGGCCGCCGCGCTGGCCCTGGCCAGCATCCCGAGCGCGGCCGTCGCCGGCCGGGAGGCGTACGGCGCCCGGCTCGGCTGGCTGCTCGCCCGGCGGGGCGTGATCGCGATGGACCGTACGGTGCTGCGGGAACTCGAACGCCTCGACGTGCTGATACTCGACGCCGCCGTGCTCCGCTCCGAACGGGGGGTCCTGACCGACCTGCTGCCGCTGCCCGGCGTCGACGCCGAGGAGGTGGCCGGACGGGCCTTCGACCTCTTCGACCCGGAGACCCCGCAGCGGGTACGCGAAGCCGACGGCTGGACCCTCGGCCCGCTCGACGCACTGCGGTTGCCGGACGGGGCGGGTACGGAACAGGTCGAGCGACTCCGCCCCGACGGCGGGGTCCTGCTCGGCCTGGTCGACGGCGACCGGCTCGCCGCGGTGGTCCGGGTGGCCGCCGAACCCGCACCCGGGGTCGACGCGCTGCCAGCGGCTGCCCGGCGCGCCGGCCTGCGCCTGCTGGTCGCCGGCGACGGCAACCGCGCCAACAGCGCCAACCCCGACGAGAGTGCCAGCCCCGACGGGACCGGCAACCCCAGCCTCGACGGCACCGGGACCGGCGACGGCAACCGCGCGGGCGACCGGACCGACGACCGTGTCGACGACGGGAAGCACGACGACCGTGTCGATGACGGGGAGCACGACGACCGTGTCGATGACGGGGAGCACGAGTTCGGGGAGGACTTCGCGGACGGGTGGCTGCCCGGCGGGACGCGGCTGGCCAGCTCGATCCGGTCCCTACAGGCCGACGGGGCGACGGTCGCCCTGGTCTCCGGCGACCCTAGTGCGCTGGCAGCCGCCGACTGCGGACTCGGGATGTGGCACGCCGACGAGCCGCCGCCCTGGGGTGCTCACCTGCTCGTCGGCTCCGACCTCGGGGTGGCCGCGCTGGTGGTCGAAGCCGTCGGGCTGGCCCGCACGGTGGCCCGGCAGAGCATCGCGCTGGCGGCCGGCGGCAGCGCGCTCGGGGCGGTGTCGGCGTTCACCGCCGCGCCGGCCCAACTTCCGGCCCGGGCGATGGCGGCGGTAAACGCCGCCGCCGGGCTGGCGATCGGAAACGGCGTCTGGCGGGCCGGCCGGCTGCCGCAGCGGCGGGCGTCGACCGCCGCACCGCCGACGCCGTGGCACCTGATGCCGGTACGGACCGTGCTGGACCGGCTCGGCAGCGGCGACGCGGGCCTGTCCACCGCGGAGGTCGAGCGGCGCGGTCCGACCGCGCCGGTCGGCCCGGCCGACGCCCCCGAGCTGCCTCGGGCCTTCGTCGAGGAGTTGGCGAACCCGCTCACCCCGGTGCTGGCCGGCGGTGCCGGGCTCTCCGCCGCGGTCGGCTCGATGGCCGACGCCGCGCTGGTCGGCGGCGTGATCGGGCTGACCGCGCTGATCGGGGCCGCCCACCGGGTCAGCACCGAACGGTCCCTGGCCGAGCTGCTGTCCCGGTCGGCGGTGACCGCCCGGGTCCGGCGGGACGGCACCGAGCAGGTGGTCGCCGCCGACCGACTTGTCCAGGGCGACGTCGTGGTGTTGGAGCCCGGTGACGCGGTACCGGCGGACTGCCGGGTGGTCGAGGCGGACGGCCTGGAGACCGACGAGTCGTCGCTGACCGGGGAGTCGCTGCCGGTGTCGAAGACCAGCCAGCCGGTGGTGGCCTCGGCGGTGGCGGAACGCCGGTCGATGCTCTACGAGGGGACGTCGGTCGCCGCCGGGCGGGGCCTGGCCGTGGTGGTGGCGACCGGGGTGGACACCGAGGTGGGCCGGAGCATGGCGTTGGCCGGCGAGGCCGCACCGACCAGCGGGGTCGAGGCCCGGCTCGGCCGGCTGACCAGGATGTCGATCCCGCTCGCCGCGAGTTCGGCGGTGGCGGTCGCCGGGGCGGGGCTGCTCCGGGGCGTACCCCTGGCGGAGTCGGCCGGCACCGCCGCGAACCTCGCGGTCGCCTCCGTACCGGAGGGGTTGCCGTTCCTGGTCAGCGCCGCGCAGTTGGCGGCGGCCCGCCGGCTGGCCGAGCACGGCGCACTGGTACGCAACCCGCGCACCATCGAGGCGCTCGGCCGGGTCGACGTGCTCTGCTTCGACAAGACCGGCACGCTGACCGAGGGCGAGCTGATGCTGGCCGGTCTCGGCGACGGTGACCGGTACGCCGAACTGGACGCGATCGACAAGCCGCTGCGGGGCGTACTCGCGGCGGCGCTGCGGGCCACCCCGGCGGCCGACCGCCCCGAGGAGGTCAGCCAGCAGACCGACCGGGCGGTGCTGACCGGCGCCCGGCGGGCCGGAGTCGGCACCGGAAGCCGGGCGCACCCCTGGCACCAGACGGACACGCTGCCGTTCGAGCCGTCCCGGGGCTACCACGCCACCGTCGGCCGGTCTCGGGGGCACCACCTGCTCAGCGTCAAGGGCGCACCGGAGACGATCCTGCCCCGGTGCAGCCGGCACGGCGACCGGAACCTGGACGAGGCCGGCCGGCAGGCACTCCAGGAGACGCTGGACCGGCACGCCGGTGCGGGGCAGCGGGTACTCGCGGTTGCCGAGCGGGAACTGCCCTGCGACACGGTCAGCGAGTCCGATGTCGAAGGGCTGACCTTCATCGGCTTCCTGGCGCTCTCCGACGGGGTACGCCAGAGCGCCGCCCCGGCGGTACACCGGATCCGCCAGGCCGGAGTGCACACCATCATGATCACGGGTGACCATCCGGCCACCGCCGAGGCGATCGCCGCGATCATCAGCACCGACGGCACCGACCAGCGGGTGGTCACCGCCGCCGAACTCGACCGGCTCGACGACGACGCGCTCGCCGAACGGCTGGCCCGGACCGACGTGGTTGCCCGCTGTACTCCGACGCACAAGGTACGAATCATCCGGGCGTTACAGATGTGCGGGCGTACGGTGGCGATGACCGGGGACGGCGCCAACGACGCGCCCGCGATCCGGCTCGCCGACGTCGGCATCGCGCTCGGCCAGCGGGGTACCCCGGCGGCCCGCGCCGCCGCCGACCTGGTGGTCACCGACGACCGGCTCGAAACGATCATCGCGACCCTGGTCGAGGGGCGCGCCATGTGGTCCTCGGTACGGCACGCGCTGAGCATCCTGGTCGGCGGCAACCTCGGCGAGATCGCGTTCAGTGTGCTCACCGCCGCGCTGACAGGCCGGTCCGCACTGAACGGCCGGCAGATGCTGCTGGTCAACCTGCTTACCGACCTGGCACCGGCGATGGCGATCGCGGTCCGGGCGCCCAGGAAGGAGAGCATGGACCGCCTGCTTACCGAAGGGCCGGAGACCTCCCTTGGCGCCACCCTCACCCGGGAGATCGCGCTCCGGGCTGGTACCACGACCCTCGGTGCGACCACTGGCTGGACCCTGGCCCGCTACACCGGCACCCGGCGCCGGGCCGGCACCGTCGCGCTCGCCTCACTGGTCGGTACGCAGCTCGGCCAGACCCTGCTGGACGGCGGGACCAGCCCCAGCGTCCTGGCCTCGACCGCAGTCTCGGTGGCGGTACTCGCCGGGGTGATCCAGACGCCGGGGCTGAGCCAGTTCTTCGGCTGCACCCCACTCGGGCCGGTTGGCTGGGGTATCGCCGCCGGCAGCGCGCTGAGCGCAACCCTCACCAACACCGCCGTCGGCCGACTCGTCACACCGCCGGCCGTCGACGGCCACCCCGACGAGACGGTTCAGTCCGATGGTGGTACCGCTGCAGTCCCAGTAAGCTGGTCGAAGCATCCGTGA
- a CDS encoding exonuclease, which produces MADLPELYVAVDVEADGPIPGPYSMISLGMAVAGRPELTFYTELRPISDEFMPQALAVSGLDRDRLLREAPPAEVAMAAAAKWVNGLRRQGRPVFLAAPAVWDGMFVHWYFVRFTGRSPFGATGSGVDLRSYWMGRTGGEWAGTHKGKIKHTLGLTGIPHTHHAGEDAAELAQVFDAVLRRPAVRPPGESD; this is translated from the coding sequence GTGGCCGATCTTCCGGAGCTGTACGTCGCCGTCGACGTCGAGGCGGACGGCCCGATACCCGGGCCGTACAGCATGATCTCGCTGGGCATGGCGGTGGCCGGGCGGCCCGAGCTGACCTTCTACACCGAGCTGCGCCCGATCTCCGACGAGTTCATGCCACAGGCGCTCGCCGTCTCCGGACTGGACCGGGACCGGCTGCTCCGCGAGGCACCGCCGGCCGAGGTGGCGATGGCCGCCGCGGCGAAGTGGGTGAACGGGCTGCGCCGGCAGGGGCGGCCGGTCTTTCTGGCCGCGCCGGCCGTCTGGGACGGGATGTTCGTGCACTGGTACTTCGTCCGGTTCACCGGTCGGAGTCCGTTCGGGGCGACCGGCTCCGGGGTGGACCTGCGCAGCTACTGGATGGGCAGGACCGGCGGCGAGTGGGCCGGTACGCACAAGGGCAAGATCAAGCACACGCTCGGCCTGACCGGGATCCCGCACACCCACCACGCCGGCGAGGACGCGGCGGAGCTGGCCCAGGTCTTCGACGCCGTACTGCGGCGGCCGGCGGTGCGCCCGCCCGGCGAATCCGACTGA
- a CDS encoding helix-turn-helix transcriptional regulator — protein sequence MDHVGARLRVARTDAQVTLTQMAARTNYSKSHLCNVELGKRPATPDLVLAYERVLGDSVNRRGALALAATVVVSSAVAELVQHGFAAAIAPRRDVDEWVARSEAYGQDYMSLGAAQLQARLAADLVVLQQELDSPHLWGVAARLMTVHGKTLPGNDGGRGAIRSYEMAAIAADRSGDLATRVWVRGRAALALAYEGAHLPVAARFAEQAVALTDRPTLGRLTALTAQAHVAACRGDAATALAVLDDARRIFDTTGSSEQVSDFAVPQWRFHTFESMLLSRLGHPRAVAAQDEADRTRPDSLPRFATHIELHRGLLMASAGDAAGGLGYARRALDRLPPERHSLSLRLMLAEVERAAGAVL from the coding sequence ATGGATCACGTCGGCGCAAGGCTGAGAGTGGCGCGTACGGACGCCCAGGTCACCCTGACCCAGATGGCGGCCCGCACCAACTACAGCAAGAGTCATCTGTGCAACGTCGAGCTCGGCAAGCGACCGGCCACCCCGGACCTGGTCCTGGCCTACGAGCGCGTGTTGGGAGACAGCGTGAACCGCAGAGGTGCCCTGGCGCTCGCCGCGACCGTCGTCGTCTCCTCCGCCGTGGCGGAGCTGGTCCAACACGGTTTCGCCGCCGCCATCGCGCCCCGGCGGGACGTCGACGAGTGGGTCGCCCGGTCCGAGGCGTACGGGCAGGACTACATGTCGCTCGGTGCCGCGCAGTTGCAGGCCCGGCTCGCCGCCGACCTGGTGGTGCTGCAACAGGAGCTGGACAGTCCGCACCTGTGGGGCGTCGCCGCCCGGTTGATGACGGTGCACGGCAAGACGTTGCCCGGCAACGACGGCGGCCGGGGAGCGATCCGGTCGTACGAGATGGCCGCGATCGCGGCGGACCGCTCCGGCGACCTGGCCACCCGGGTCTGGGTACGCGGCCGGGCCGCCCTGGCGCTGGCGTACGAGGGGGCGCACCTGCCGGTCGCCGCCCGTTTCGCCGAGCAGGCGGTGGCGCTCACCGACCGGCCGACCCTGGGCCGGTTGACCGCGCTGACCGCTCAGGCGCACGTTGCCGCCTGCCGGGGCGACGCCGCCACCGCGCTGGCCGTGCTCGACGACGCCCGCCGGATCTTCGACACCACCGGCAGCTCGGAACAGGTCTCGGACTTCGCGGTGCCGCAGTGGCGCTTCCACACCTTCGAGTCGATGCTGCTGTCCCGGCTCGGCCATCCGAGGGCGGTGGCCGCCCAGGACGAGGCGGACCGGACCCGCCCGGACAGCCTGCCCCGGTTCGCCACCCACATCGAACTGCACCGGGGGCTGCTGATGGCCTCCGCCGGAGACGCGGCCGGCGGCCTCGGCTACGCCCGGCGGGCGCTGGACCGGCTGCCGCCGGAGCGGCACAGCCTCTCGCTGCGGCTGATGCTGGCCGAGGTGGAACGGGCGGCCGGCGCGGTGCTCTGA
- a CDS encoding SufE family protein has translation MPQSMPPKLAEIVAEFAAAPRDVVLEMLLEFSDAVPPLPAELTGHAGMEQVPECQTAFFLRAEVAADRTVTTWFDCPPEAPTTRAFAGILAEGLAGASADEVLAVPDDLYQRMGLAQAISPLRVRGGNAILARLKRQVSEQLG, from the coding sequence ATGCCCCAGTCGATGCCACCGAAGCTCGCCGAGATCGTGGCGGAGTTCGCCGCCGCTCCCCGGGACGTGGTCCTCGAGATGCTGCTGGAGTTCTCCGACGCCGTGCCGCCGCTGCCGGCGGAGCTGACCGGGCACGCCGGGATGGAGCAGGTCCCGGAGTGCCAGACCGCGTTCTTCCTGCGCGCCGAGGTGGCCGCCGACCGTACCGTGACGACCTGGTTCGACTGCCCGCCGGAGGCGCCGACCACCCGGGCCTTCGCCGGGATCCTGGCCGAGGGGCTGGCCGGGGCGAGCGCCGACGAGGTGCTTGCGGTGCCGGACGACCTCTACCAGCGGATGGGGCTGGCCCAGGCGATCAGCCCACTGCGGGTGCGCGGCGGCAACGCCATCCTGGCCCGCCTCAAGCGGCAGGTGAGCGAACAGCTCGGCTGA
- a CDS encoding CBS domain-containing protein — translation MTEVRVRDVMTRNIVYLPVATTLDEAARAMRDADIGDVVVTDGSSLFGMVTDRDIVIRAVAEGRDARQTTLGEVTSREIVMIEQNSTAAEAASLMRDRAVRRILVCDSDRQLVGIVSLGDLAMRLDPSSALSEISEASPGR, via the coding sequence GTGACCGAGGTCAGAGTCCGCGACGTCATGACGAGAAACATCGTCTATCTGCCGGTGGCCACCACTCTGGACGAGGCCGCCCGCGCAATGCGCGACGCCGACATCGGCGACGTGGTGGTGACGGACGGGTCGAGCCTGTTCGGCATGGTGACCGACCGCGACATCGTGATCCGCGCCGTCGCCGAGGGCCGGGACGCCCGGCAGACCACCCTCGGCGAGGTCACCTCGCGGGAGATCGTGATGATCGAGCAGAACTCCACCGCCGCCGAGGCCGCCTCCCTGATGCGGGATCGGGCCGTACGCCGGATCCTGGTCTGCGACAGCGACCGCCAACTGGTCGGCATCGTCTCCCTGGGCGACCTGGCGATGCGCCTGGACCCGTCGTCGGCACTGAGTGAGATCAGCGAGGCCAGTCCGGGCCGCTGA
- the rfbC gene encoding dTDP-4-dehydrorhamnose 3,5-epimerase, giving the protein MKATELPISGAWEFLPQQFSDDRGRLLVWYDAAVFADVLGFELVVAQVNQSVSRRGVVRGVHWADVPIGQAKYVSCPRGAVLDMVVDLRVGSPTFGRHEVTRLDAVDNRAVYLPEGVGHAFVALEEESVVSYLCSARYAPARERIVHVRDPELALPWPAGLDPILSERDARAPGLAELRAADLLPRYDECQRLYQAHRSGRDQL; this is encoded by the coding sequence ATGAAGGCCACCGAGCTGCCCATCTCCGGCGCCTGGGAGTTCCTCCCGCAGCAGTTCTCCGACGACCGGGGCAGGCTTCTCGTCTGGTACGACGCGGCCGTCTTCGCCGACGTGCTCGGCTTCGAACTCGTGGTGGCCCAGGTCAACCAGAGCGTCTCCCGGCGGGGCGTGGTCCGGGGTGTGCACTGGGCCGACGTGCCGATCGGCCAGGCCAAGTACGTCTCCTGCCCGCGTGGCGCCGTGCTCGACATGGTGGTCGACCTGCGGGTCGGCTCGCCGACGTTCGGCCGGCACGAGGTGACCAGGCTGGACGCCGTCGACAACCGGGCGGTCTATCTGCCCGAGGGGGTCGGGCACGCCTTCGTGGCGCTGGAGGAGGAGAGCGTCGTCAGTTATCTCTGTTCCGCCCGGTACGCCCCGGCCCGGGAGCGGATCGTGCACGTCCGGGACCCCGAACTCGCGCTGCCCTGGCCGGCCGGCCTCGACCCGATCCTCTCCGAGCGGGACGCCCGGGCGCCCGGCCTCGCCGAGCTGCGCGCCGCCGACCTGCTCCCCCGGTACGACGAGTGCCAGCGGCTCTACCAGGCACACCGCTCCGGCCGAGACCAGCTCTAG